From the genome of Scytonema hofmannii PCC 7110, one region includes:
- a CDS encoding recombinase family protein yields MRGRLFFMRLVSTHSQKDDLQTQIDFLRMNRAESELISEIGSGLNFKRRKLLSILERVIKGEVKELVVAYHDRLSRCRI; encoded by the coding sequence ATGAGAGGGCGGTTGTTCTTTATGCGCTTAGTATCTACTCATTCTCAGAAAGATGATCTACAAACTCAAATTGACTTTCTGAGAATGAATCGTGCCGAGAGTGAATTAATATCTGAGATTGGTTCCGGATTAAATTTCAAACGTCGTAAATTACTATCAATACTAGAGCGAGTCATTAAAGGTGAAGTCAAGGAGTTAGTAGTAGCGTACCATGATAGACTTAGCCGATGCAGGATTTGA
- a CDS encoding protein kinase domain-containing protein, protein MIGQLLAGHYKVLEVLGEGGFGQTYIAEDSHLPGNPKCVLKHLKSSSTDPEILETARRLFQKEAETLQKLGSHDQIPRLFAYFEENQEFYLVQEFVDGYSLNKEITLGLRWTESQVIQLLIEVLSILEFVHSQGVIHRDIKPSNLIRRASDNQLVLIDFGAIKQLRSQTATRTGHNNLTLIVGTRGYMPSEQIRRLPRPSSDIYALGMMGIQALTGMYPHKLQDDPNTGEILWQHLACVSPGLASVLTQMTRYHFKDRYQTATEALCALRELAAYPNNQISSVEATVTTTTLHELTLEWEEGELAKNRKITEKQHSKKSGRVRIGRNPEECDIVLNDPTVSGLHIEIFFHLAKERFYLRNLRQRNPPIVDGQLLLAGEIPLFIGSSIRLGQLNVRVSAIASKDYPAGYVPIEFALVPITPQQPVVKTIRMPKVHSFKEHSKIILRSGRSTIASIPSKMPRLLGVSFAACASAIGGLVFFNADNTSGSNAQQSWLSEKPQLCRIISPPGGRFMAKLRPEPGTEVGAMKQLNLGERVLFLRSRGDFTEVQLPDGTQGWLFGDELRPCIASNKG, encoded by the coding sequence ATGATTGGGCAGTTACTAGCAGGACATTACAAAGTCCTTGAAGTATTGGGTGAAGGAGGCTTTGGGCAAACTTACATTGCTGAGGACAGCCACCTCCCTGGAAACCCTAAATGCGTCCTCAAACATCTCAAATCTTCTAGTACCGACCCTGAAATTTTAGAAACTGCTAGAAGGCTATTTCAAAAAGAAGCTGAAACGTTGCAAAAGTTGGGTAGCCATGACCAGATACCCCGACTGTTTGCATACTTTGAAGAGAATCAAGAATTTTATTTGGTACAAGAATTTGTTGATGGATACTCTCTTAACAAAGAAATAACTTTGGGGCTTAGATGGACGGAAAGCCAAGTTATCCAATTGCTCATTGAGGTACTGAGCATTTTGGAGTTTGTCCACAGCCAAGGGGTGATTCATCGCGATATTAAACCTAGCAATCTCATTAGACGCGCTTCAGATAACCAATTAGTTCTCATTGACTTTGGCGCAATTAAACAACTGCGGAGTCAAACGGCAACTCGGACGGGACATAACAATCTCACTCTGATCGTCGGAACTCGCGGATATATGCCTTCCGAACAAATTAGACGCTTACCCCGTCCTAGCAGTGATATCTACGCCTTGGGAATGATGGGGATTCAAGCGCTAACAGGGATGTATCCGCACAAACTCCAAGACGATCCGAATACAGGAGAAATTTTGTGGCAGCATCTAGCTTGTGTCAGTCCGGGATTGGCATCTGTCTTAACTCAAATGACGCGCTATCACTTCAAGGATCGTTATCAAACAGCAACTGAGGCTTTGTGTGCGCTTCGAGAATTAGCGGCTTACCCTAATAACCAAATTTCAAGCGTTGAGGCGACTGTGACAACTACGACTCTACACGAACTGACTTTGGAATGGGAAGAAGGAGAATTAGCTAAGAATCGCAAAATTACCGAGAAGCAACACAGTAAAAAGTCCGGTAGAGTTCGTATTGGTCGCAATCCCGAAGAGTGCGATATTGTCTTGAACGATCCAACTGTATCAGGTCTACATATTGAAATCTTTTTTCATCTAGCTAAGGAAAGATTTTATTTGCGGAATTTACGCCAAAGGAACCCTCCTATTGTTGATGGTCAATTGCTTTTGGCTGGTGAAATACCACTTTTTATTGGCAGCAGTATACGTTTAGGACAACTCAATGTTAGGGTGAGTGCGATCGCAAGCAAGGATTATCCTGCAGGGTATGTTCCAATTGAATTCGCACTTGTACCGATAACCCCACAACAGCCTGTTGTAAAAACTATACGCATGCCCAAGGTTCACAGCTTTAAAGAACATTCAAAGATTATTTTGCGATCGGGTCGATCTACAATTGCCTCAATACCTAGCAAAATGCCACGCCTCTTAGGAGTGAGTTTTGCCGCCTGTGCGAGTGCGATCGGTGGTTTGGTCTTTTTTAACGCTGACAATACAAGCGGAAGTAACGCACAACAGAGTTGGTTATCCGAAAAACCCCAACTTTGTCGTATTATTTCCCCTCCAGGGGGTAGGTTTATGGCTAAATTACGCCCCGAACCAGGAACGGAAGTTGGCGCAATGAAACAACTCAATTTAGGCGAACGGGTTTTGTTTTTGCGATCGCGCGGTGATTTTACAGAAGTTCAACTACCTGATGGTACTCAAGGCTGGCTTTTTGGCGATGAGCTTCGACCTTGTATTGCATCAAATAAAGGATGA
- a CDS encoding amidase, with translation MNQVDLAFTPAIEQAKLIRRREVSPLELVQVYLERIQQLNPHLGSYFTVLAEQALTDAKAKTEILASTSELPPFFGVPISIKDLNPLAGVPCTFGNPALLNNIPNYDDGVVARIKNAGFIILGKTATSELGACPYTEPRGFPPARNPWNLEYTPGGSSGGAAAAVAAGLCAIAQGSDGGGSVRGPAACCGLVGIKPSRGRVTHAPVGDRMNGIAMNGPLGRTVADAAALLDVLSGYVTGDPYWLPDPEPSFLAATEVKPERLRIAYSTKILPIGEADTNCKQGVLQTVELLEQLGHVVEEKCPDFSGIVEPFQIVWQAAPASSGLPPEILQPFTRWLFERSGSAGEYLQAVYQMQAASRQIVAFFDTVDILVLPVYLHSPIRVGEWAELSPEETFQKIIGWVAPCPPANATGQPAIALPVGFDSNGLPIGVQLIGRPAAEATLISVAAQLEVAKPWIQHRPSLTVTSDQ, from the coding sequence ATGAATCAAGTCGATCTAGCTTTTACCCCAGCCATAGAACAGGCAAAGTTAATTCGTCGTCGGGAAGTGTCGCCTCTAGAGTTGGTACAAGTCTACTTAGAACGCATTCAGCAATTGAATCCTCATTTAGGAAGTTATTTTACAGTTTTGGCAGAGCAAGCTCTTACAGATGCTAAAGCTAAAACGGAAATTCTTGCAAGTACTTCTGAGTTGCCACCATTTTTTGGAGTGCCAATTTCTATCAAAGACTTAAACCCCCTTGCAGGTGTCCCTTGCACTTTTGGAAATCCAGCATTATTAAATAATATTCCTAATTATGATGATGGCGTGGTTGCACGCATTAAGAACGCGGGATTTATTATTCTGGGTAAAACAGCAACTTCGGAACTGGGTGCGTGTCCTTACACCGAACCAAGGGGCTTTCCTCCTGCAAGAAATCCCTGGAATTTGGAATACACTCCAGGCGGTTCGAGTGGTGGTGCGGCTGCAGCCGTAGCAGCAGGGTTATGTGCGATCGCCCAAGGTTCTGATGGTGGCGGTTCGGTGCGGGGACCAGCTGCTTGCTGTGGTTTGGTGGGAATCAAGCCATCACGGGGACGCGTGACTCACGCACCAGTGGGCGATCGCATGAATGGCATTGCAATGAATGGTCCTTTAGGGCGTACTGTTGCAGATGCGGCTGCACTTTTAGATGTGCTGTCTGGCTATGTCACGGGCGATCCATATTGGCTTCCCGATCCCGAACCATCATTTCTGGCGGCGACTGAAGTCAAACCAGAACGTTTGCGAATTGCCTATTCTACTAAAATCCTTCCCATAGGCGAAGCAGATACCAACTGCAAGCAAGGGGTTTTGCAAACAGTCGAGTTATTAGAACAACTCGGTCATGTTGTGGAAGAGAAATGCCCTGATTTTAGTGGGATAGTAGAACCATTTCAAATTGTGTGGCAAGCTGCACCAGCTTCATCAGGGCTTCCTCCTGAGATTTTGCAACCATTTACTCGCTGGTTGTTTGAAAGAAGCGGTTCTGCTGGGGAGTACCTCCAAGCTGTTTACCAAATGCAAGCTGCATCCCGACAAATTGTGGCATTTTTTGACACGGTGGATATACTCGTGTTGCCAGTTTACCTCCATTCACCCATTCGCGTTGGAGAATGGGCAGAGTTAAGCCCCGAAGAAACATTCCAAAAAATTATTGGTTGGGTTGCACCTTGTCCACCCGCTAATGCTACCGGACAACCTGCGATCGCACTTCCTGTAGGTTTTGATAGTAATGGTTTACCTATAGGCGTGCAATTGATAGGACGCCCTGCAGCAGAAGCTACCCTAATTAGCGTTGCAGCACAACTGGAAGTTGCAAAGCCGTGGATTCAGCATCGTCCATCATTAACAGTGACCAGTGACCAGTGA